A genomic window from Brassica oleracea var. oleracea cultivar TO1000 chromosome C8, BOL, whole genome shotgun sequence includes:
- the LOC106311135 gene encoding carboxyl-terminal-processing peptidase 3, chloroplastic-like isoform X2 codes for MNNTVGRKLLGLAAAAAIAVSSSICCDSTALAESITIAFPVSRAREVTAVQRTLVEAWGLIRETFVDPTFNHQDWDSKLQQTMV; via the exons ATGAACAATACCGTGGGAAGGAAGTTACTCGGTTTAGCAGCCGCTGCTGCAATAGCGGTTTCTTCTTCGATCTGCTGCGATTCTACAGCCCTCGCTGAGTCTATTACCATCGCTTTCCCTGTTTCACGCGCTCGTGAG GTGACTGCAGTACAGAGAACTCTTGTGGAAGCTTGGGGTTTGATTAGGGAAACATTCGTAGATCCAACTTTTAATCATCAGG ATTGGGATTCTAAGTTGCAGCAAACGATGGTATAG
- the LOC106311135 gene encoding carboxyl-terminal-processing peptidase 3, chloroplastic-like isoform X1, translated as MNNTVGRKLLGLAAAAAIAVSSSICCDSTALAESITIAFPVSRAREVTAVQRTLVEAWGLIRETFVDPTFNHQANDGIDVSFKISRCCLWKDQSYALYSW; from the exons ATGAACAATACCGTGGGAAGGAAGTTACTCGGTTTAGCAGCCGCTGCTGCAATAGCGGTTTCTTCTTCGATCTGCTGCGATTCTACAGCCCTCGCTGAGTCTATTACCATCGCTTTCCCTGTTTCACGCGCTCGTGAG GTGACTGCAGTACAGAGAACTCTTGTGGAAGCTTGGGGTTTGATTAGGGAAACATTCGTAGATCCAACTTTTAATCATCAGG CAAACGATGGTATAGATGTTTCCTTTAAGATCAGCAGATGCTGCTTATGGAAAGATCAAAGCTATGCTCTCTACTCTTGGTGA
- the LOC106308144 gene encoding ribonucleoside-diphosphate reductase large subunit-like: protein MPERAKALNMHVVKRDGWVETLHLDKITARLKKLSYGLSSYRCDILLVAREVYARVYDGITTSQVDELAAETAASMACNHPDYASLAARIAVSNLQKNTQKSFSETVAYMYNYVNERSGLNASLIAENVFSIVSENAKRLDREMVYDRDFEYDYFEFKTLERLYLLKVQGKVVERPQHMLMRVAVGIHLGDIDSAIKTYDLMSKRLFTHASPALLNAGSPRPQLSSCFLTCMKDDSIEGIYNTVKECAVLRKSAGSIGVSLHNIRGTKGISYGIGKMLDVFKATTRFLDQGGGEGGGVTVYLEPWHADISEFLDHLWKSHGKEKHSARDLFYALWVPDLFMERALGDEQWSLFCPNEAPGLADCWGPEFERLYTKYEREGKAKKVVKAQELWNEIVTCQLETGMPYMLFKDSCNRKSNQQNLGTINSSSGLCSGVIQYSSPTETAVCNLASIVLPRFVRDKDVPMDSHPSEPAGSLGSKNRYFDFHSLAKVTANVTNDLDRIIDANYYPLESAKTSNMRHRPIGIGVQGLADVFILLGMPFGRPQALQLNTDIFETIYYHALKASSELSARDDAYETYKGSPMSKGILQPDMWNVTPSDRWDWDFLRDMILKNGVRNSLLVSLAGNNKGLEPCASNIINNGGLSGEFTIVNRHLLHDLTNMGLWSQRMKKVLTSENGSIGNIPEIPDDLKAIYRTAWEVKKKTLVKMAAGRGGYVDQSQSFNIHLNEPSRLNVTDLHFYTWFQV, encoded by the exons ATGCCAGAACGTGCTAAAGCTTTG AATATGCACGTAGTGAAGCGCGATGGATGGGTGGAAACTCTTCACTTGGATAAGATTACTGCGCGACTTAAGAAACTTAGCTATGGGCTTAGCAGTTACCGCTGTGACATTCTCCTGGTAGCTCGTGAAGTTTATGCCCGTGTCTATGACGGGATCACCACGAGTCAAGTTGACGAGTTGGCTGCTGAGACTGCTGCTTCCATGGCTTGTAACCATCCTGATTATGCCTCC CTGGCTGCAAGGATTGCTGTCTCAAATCTCCAGAAGAACACACAGAAATCATTTTCTGAGAC GGTTGCGTACATGTACAATTATGTCAATGAGAGATCGGGACTGAATGCTTCTCTAATAGCTGAGAATGTATTTTCGATAGTTTCGGAG AATGCTAAACGTCTGGACAGGGAGATGGTATATGATCGTGATTTTGAATATGATTACTTTGAATTTAAGACGCTTGAGAGATTATACCTCTTGAAAGTCCAAGGGAAAGTCGTTGAAAGGCCTCAGCACATGTTGATGAGGGTTGCTGTTGGCATCCATTTGGGAGATATTGATTCGGCAATCAAAACTTACGATTTGATGTCTAAGAGATTGTTCACTCATGCATCTCCTGCTCTCTTAAACGCAGGCTCGCCAAGGCCTCAA TTGAGCAGCTGCTTTCTTACCTGCATGAAAGATGATAGCATCGAGGGCATATACAATACAGTCAAAGAGTGTGCTGTTCTACGCAAATCTGCAGGCAGTATTGGTGTTTCTCTTCATAACATCCGTGGCACAAAGGGAATCTCTTATGGTATTGGTAAAATGCTGGATGTTTTCAAAGCTACTACTCGTTTTCTTGATCAAGGAGGAG GTGAAGGAGGAGGCGTTACAGTATACCTGGAGCCATGGCATGCTGATATCTCTGAGTTTCTAGATCATCTTTGGAAGAGCCACGGAAAG GAGAAGCACAGTGCTAGAGACTTGTTTTATGCTCTCTGGGTTCCTGATCTTTTCATGGAGAGAGCCCTTGGGGATGAGCAGTGGTCACTGTTTTGTCCTAATGAAGCTCCAGGTTTAGCAGATTGCTGGGGACCGGAATTTGAGAGACTGTACACAAAGTATGAAAGAGAG GGAAAGGCAAAGAAGGTCGTTAAGGCGCAGGAGCTTTGGAATGAAATCGTGACATGCCAGCTAGAAACAGGAATGCCATACATGCTTTTCAAG GACTCATGCAACAGAAAAAGCAATCAGCAAAATCTTGGTACCATAAACTCCTCCTCCGGCTTATGCAGTGGAGTTATTCAATACAGCAGTCCAACAGAAACAGCTGTGTGCAATCTTGCATCCATTGTTTTGCCTAGATTTGTTAGGGATAAA GATGTTCCAATGGACTCTCATCCATCTGAGCCTGCCGGCAGCCTGGGCTCAAAGAATCGTTACTTTGATTTTCACAGCTTAGCCAAG GTAACTGCTAATGTTACTAATGATCTCGATAGGATAATAGACGCAAATTACTATCCTCTAGAGAGTGCAAAAACTTCGAACATGCGTCATAGGCCTATTGGTATTGGTGTACAAGGTCTTGCAGACGTCTTTATCCTCCTTGGAATGCCATTTGGTAGAC CTCAGGCCCTACAACTGAATACGGATATATTTGAAACCATATACTACCATGCTCTCAAAGCATCTTCAGAGCTTTCTGCAAGAGATGACGCGTATGAGACATATAAAGGAAGTCCCATGAGCAAG GGGATTCTTCAACCTGACATGTGGAATGTGACTCCATCAGACCGTTGGGACTGGGATTTTCTTAGGGATATGATATTAAAAAATGGAGTGAGGAACTCTCTTTTGGTATCATTGGCTGGGAACAACAAAGGTTTGGAGCCTTGTGCATCAAACATCATCAATAACGGAGGGTTAAG TGGTGAATTCACAATCGTGAATAGGCATCTTCTTCACGATTTAACTAATATGGGACTTTGGTCTCAGAGAATGAAAAAGGTTCTCACTAGTGAGAATGGTTCTATAGGAAATATCCCAGAGATACCTGATGATCTGAAAGCAATTTACAG AACTGCTTGGGAAGTTAAAAAAAAAACTTTGGTCAAGATGGCTGCTGGTCGTGGAGGCTATGTAGATCAAAGTCAAAGCTTTAACATTCACTTGAATGAACCGAGCCGCCTCAATGTCACTGACTTGCACTTCTACACTTGGTTTCAGGTTTGA
- the LOC106309176 gene encoding non-functional pseudokinase ZED1-like: MVLWRKKKEKCKAKKCFLKNGSVFLQELIADCNGISNPIRMFSSDQIFGATSRFDRKCCLDENMDTKFTWYKGDIEGRPYGIKRHTEQWYVEEDQPAYNDIVLSARVSNHNGFLKLMGSCLEFPFPVLVFEDLDYRVLNVGGSLGCEDAPLLLPWNARLKIAKEVATAITYLHTAFPRIIIHREINPTNVFLDKNGMAKLTLEMMLVETVYQSLVDRFTFSVSDGYPVGILEYVKGLYEVENLSEVLIDPMMMKDITSAQRLEVEASVLLALRCCEERYEDRPKLIQVAKELKRVETSSLRDPLF, translated from the exons ATGGTGCTCTGGAGAAAGAAGAAAGAGAAGTGCAAGGCGAAGAAGTGCTTCCTCAAGAATGGGAGCGTGTTTCTTCAGGAACTCATTGCTGACTGCAACGGCATTTCAAACCCTATTCGAATGTTCTCTTCCGATCAAATCTTCGGGGCCACGAGTCGCTTCGATCGCAAGTGTTGTCTCGATGAAAATATGGATACAAAATTCACCTGGTACAAGGGCGACATCGAAGGCAGGCCTTACGGGATCAAAAGACATACAGAGCAATGGTATGTAGAAGAAGATCAGCCAGCTTACAACGACATTGTGTTATCTGCTCGGGTAAGTAATCACAATGGTTTCCTCAAACTCATGGGTTCTTGTCTCGAATTTCCTTTTCCTGTGTTGGTGTTTGAAGACCTAGACTATAGAGTTCTGAACGTTGGAGGAAGTCTTGGCTGCGAGGACGCGCCGTTGTTGTTGCCGTGGAACGCACGTCTAAAGATTGCGAAGGAGGTTGCGACTGCTATAACTTATCTTCATACAGCTTTCCCTAGAATCATTATACATAGAGAAATAAATCCAACAAATGTTTTCTTGGATAAGAATGGGATGGCTAAGCTCACT CTTGAGATGATGCTTGTTGAAACTGTTTATCAG TCACTGGTAGATAGGTTTACTTTTAGTGTATCTGATGGCTATCCAGTAGGTATTCTTGAATATGTGAAAGGCTTATACGAGGTTGAGAATCTCAGTGAAGTGCTAATTGATCCTATGATGATGAAAGATATTACAAGTGCTCAGAGATTGGAGGTGGAAGCTAGTGTTTTACTTGCACTGAGATGCTGCGAGGAGAGGTATGAAGACAGACCGAAGCTGATCCAGGTAGCTAAAGAACTCAAGCGGGTTGAGACCTCAAGTTTAAGAGATCCTCTGTTCTGA
- the LOC106310217 gene encoding non-functional pseudokinase ZED1-like: protein MLCMSSRKEKKQKKINFQKHGSLLLEELIASSGGKYNPIRTFSSRQILQATDNFNMSNAICVDRFLWYKGTIENRTVLIKNYNEETFNFGADNIYRHIAVSSMMSSHKNVLKILGCCLEFSSPVLVCEYPEKGALTGKYAGEGIKPLAWNMRLKIAREIADAVTYLHTQFPRIIIHRDLKLNNIFLDENWTAKLTSFSLSIPIPEGESGVNDIVCGTTGHVEPEYMATGFVTENVDVYNLGSMMLSLLTGKSWCNHNSYEDDSYKLLPDYVEECLRQGMFTKLIDPSMGDNVPDHSKVQMKAFVELALRYVGLRPKEDKPRMIDVAKELKHIEKQT, encoded by the coding sequence ATGTTGTGTATGTCAAGTAGGAAGGAGAAGAAGCAGAAGAAGATCAATTTTCAGAAGCACGGGAGCTTATTGCTGGAGGAACTCATAGCATCTTCAGGAGGTAAATACAATCCCATCCGTACGTTTTCTTCCCGCCAGATCCTTCAAGCTACAGACAACTTCAACATGAGCAACGCAATCTGTGTAGACAGATTCTTGTGGTACAAAGGTACGATTGAGAATAGAACCGTGCTGATCAAGAACTACAATGAAGAAACCTTTAACTTTGGAGCTGACAATATATACCGTCACATAGCAGTCTCATCCATGATGAGCAGCCACAAGAATGTTCTCAAGATTTTAGGGTGTTGTCTAGAGTTTTCTAGCCCGGTTCTCGTGTGTGAATACCCGGAAAAGGGTGCTCTTACTGGTAAGTATGCAGGGGAAGGCATCAAGCCCTTGGCTTGGAACATGAGATTGAAGATAGCCCGTGAGATTGCAGATGCTGTGACGTATCTTCATACTCAGTTCCCTAGGATTATAATCCATAGGGACTTAAAGCTTAATAATATTTTCTTGGACGAGAATTGGACTGCTAAGCTCACTTCTTTCAGCCTCAGCATACCTATTCCAGAGGGAGAGTCTGGTGTAAATGACATCGTTTGCGGGACAACGGGACATGTCGAACCCGAATATATGGCAACAGGCTTTGTCACTGAGAATGTTGATGTTTATAACTTAGGATCCATGATGCTCAGTCTTTTGACAGGAAAGTCTTGGTGCAATCATAATTCGTATGAAGATGACAGTTATAAGCTACTACCTGATTATGTTGAGGAGTGTCTGAGGCAAGGAATGTTCACCAAACTGATAGATCCATCGATGGGTGACAACGTTCCTGATCATTCAAAAGTGCAAATGAAAGCATTTGTTGAACTTGCTTTGAGATATGTTGGCTTAAGACCAAAAGAAGACAAGCCTCGCATGATAGATGTTGCAAAGGAACTCAAGCATATAGAGAAACAGACCTGA
- the LOC106309177 gene encoding non-functional pseudokinase ZED1-like, whose amino-acid sequence MFSSDQISKAHFHLNCSIDQGTYFTWYTGVIEGRPYSIKIYTEYEEPYNDIAFLSARIAKEIPIAVAYLHTAFPRIIIHRDIKATNVFLDKNGTAKLSDLSSAITLPEGKSWIEEPVVGTFGYTDPAYFSTGILRAYSDVFSYGIFMYEIHFPASC is encoded by the exons ATGTTCTCTTCCGATCAAATCTCCAAGGCTCACTTCCATCTTAACTGTTCTATCGATCAAGGGACATACTTCACCTGGTACACCGGCGTCATCGAAGGCAGACCTTACTCGATTAAGATATATACAGAATACGAAGAGCCTTACAACGATATTGCCTTCTTGTCTGCTAGG ATTGCCAAAGAGATTCCTATTGCTGTAGCTTATCTTCACACGGCTTTCCCTAGAATCATTATACATAGAGATATCAAGGCAACAAATGTTTTCTTGGATAAGAATGGGACTGCTAAGCTCAGTGATTTATCGAGTGCAATAACGCTCCCTGAGGGTAAATCGTGGATTGAAGAGCCGGTGGTTGGAACTTTCGGATACACAGATCCCGCTTATTTCTCCACAGGCATACTGAGAGCATATTCAGATGTGTTCAGTTACGGAATCTTTATGTATGAGATACATTTTCCAGCATCTTGCTAA